TTGCCTCCGGTTTTGCAATCGGAGTTACGAAGCACTGTATTTGGCGGGATGGCTTTTGCAAACTCATCTGTAAAATATTCTTCAAGCTGTTCATAAAGCTGGTCAAGAACTTCCTGCTGTACATCCGAAAGTTCTAATTTTTCATCCAGGAGCCTTTTGGCTGCTCTTGGAATGAACTCCTTCAAGTTTGCTGAATCCAGATAGGCATTGAGAATATCGATCGCCGCAGGCAACCATGCTGCGCCCGGGTGCTTCGCTATCGCGGCGCTTACAGCATCCAGGATGGCTGAGCGCGCAACTTTAATAAGGTAGTCCGTTCGCAAATCATTGCTTGCTGAAAGAACAGCCTCTTTTGCATACCATTGTGGTGACTGCGGGTAACCATCGCACTTTTTTTTGGGCACCTCCGGGGCGCTTGAATAAACCTTCTCCAGCATGCTTTTCAATGCCAGATTTGCATCTTCTGTCGGAACATTCTCTTTCTTTTGTCCAAACGCAATTCCAGGAAGAACCCAAATCAAAACGACAAAAGTCACACATCGAAAAAGAAACATATGCCCCCGGATCTTTAAAAACCAACGCCAGCGTTTAGTCGAACTGTTGTGAAATCCCCGCCGAACGTTGCCTCGACGCCTGCTACAAAATGACCGGCGCGCACTATGGCACCTATCAGAGCTGCAGCAGCGTTGTCATCGAATTCATTTGTAAATTCGATCCTGCGAACAACAGGAAATCCCGCCGTTTGCGAAAAATCAGCTTCCTGGGCTCCCTCGATTGTCATTTCGCGGAACCAGAAGGTCACGCCGCCATAGGGATAAACGGGTCCAAAGCTATATCCAACAAAGCCACGAACCTGATGCGCGTAATAACTGACCTCGATTTGATCAAGAGTTACGGTTCCGCCGGGCGCGGTTAATGCACGCGCTCTCTCCAAGTCCACGTTATAGTAACCGGTAAAATGATAGCCTCCTCCTCCGAAGACATGATGGTTCGTTACAACTGCATCAGCACCAACACCAAACACGAATCCATCCCCTTCAAAGAGATTCGTGCGCGAGGGGTCAGCAAGATTACGATTACGGAAGGAAACATCGACTCGTCCCACTGTTACATTCACGAATGGGTGAAATGAATCCGTCTCTCCTACTCCAACGGCAAATGTGCCGGACGTTTGATTCCAATCGAAATCAAAGTCAAACCGGTTGTTTAAATCATTCAGATCACCCGGGCGAACATCGGTGGGCATTTGAACACCGTTGATCGTATCGGTAATCCTGTCCTCACTTGCGGTAAGAGGAAAATCATCGGTTTGTTCATTCCCATATGTAACCGCAGCCATGGGCGGAAATGTAAAAGGTGGAGGCGGTTGTAGCGGCGGTAAGTCCACAGTAACGGAGGTTGTCTGCCCCCCTGTGATGCTGATTTCGGTTTGTGTTTTATTCTCTCCTTCACCGGCTTCAACAATATAAGTACCTTCATCGACAGTCACGTTCGCTATACCGGAACTGTCTGTTTTTGTGGTAGTGATTTCTGTGCCAGTCTCTTTCGATATCAGAGTGACTGTAGTACCCGGCAACGGATTGCCGTTACTTGTAACAGTAACCTGGCCGTTTCCTGTCACCGCGGAAGCCATTTGAACATACGTGAAAACAAAAAACAGAAACAAAAGAAACGTTAACTTTCGCATTGGACGTCGCCTCCTGGTTATTAATGCGTAAACCGCAGCTAAAGAGCGCCAGAAACGATAAAGAATTTGACAGAAAAGGTGGGATCAACTAGTGTTGATTTTGTATTTGCGGGGGAGAGCGTGAGCGCCTCAGAAGCAGATCAGATCACCGAGATTTTGGAAGCCATTAACCGGGGCAATCGAGATGCGCTGCAGCAATTATTCCCGCTCGTTTATGACAGTTTGCGCAAAATGGCCCGCATCAGAATGGCGGACGAACCCGCACAAACTCTCCAAACGACAGCCCTGGTGCATGAAGTTTATCTGCGTTTGCTGCAAGACAAGCAGCCTGAGTGGGAAAGCAGAAGACATTTTTTTGCTGTTGCGGCGGAGGCCATGAAGCGCATTCTTGTGGAGAGCGCGCGCAGACGCTCCAGTTTGAAGCGCGGAGGGAACAGGCGGAAGTTCGCTCTGACTGAAGATCTGGTGGCCGTATATTTCGATGCCGAGCTCTATTTGATGTTTGATCAAGCGCTCGAGCTCCTTGCAGCCCAAGATCCACAGATGTCCGAAGTTGTGAAGCTCCATTGCTTTGCCGGTTTGACCGTGGATGAAACTGCGCGGGCGATGGGACTCTCTCCCAGAAACGTTGACCGCACATGGGCCGCCGCAAAAGCCTGGCTGTTTCACAAACTGAGTCATTCTAAGCATGAGGTTTAATTCTCCGGAAGAATGGGAGAAGTTATGGAAAACTTTCCATGAATTGCGCGAAGCACCGACTCTACAACGCGAATCCCATCTGAAAATCCTTCACGATTCAGACCCGGAATTTTCCCGGTACCTAGAGGAACTTCTCCATTCTGAAGAGTATGCGGGCGAGCAGTTGGAAGAGCTTGTCGCAGAACAATTGAGTCAGTTGACTCGGGAACAGGAAGAACCTCAGATCGAATCGGGATCTGTACTGGCAGGAAGATTCCGCATTGTGCGCCATCTTGGAAAGGGGGGAATGGGCAATGTTTATGAGGCATTGGATCAGGAACTTGGTGTCCCCGTTGCATTAAAACTGATGCGATCGGACATCGGGACCGAT
Above is a window of bacterium DNA encoding:
- a CDS encoding carboxypeptidase regulatory-like domain-containing protein, whose product is MRKLTFLLFLFFVFTYVQMASAVTGNGQVTVTSNGNPLPGTTVTLISKETGTEITTTKTDSSGIANVTVDEGTYIVEAGEGENKTQTEISITGGQTTSVTVDLPPLQPPPPFTFPPMAAVTYGNEQTDDFPLTASEDRITDTINGVQMPTDVRPGDLNDLNNRFDFDFDWNQTSGTFAVGVGETDSFHPFVNVTVGRVDVSFRNRNLADPSRTNLFEGDGFVFGVGADAVVTNHHVFGGGGYHFTGYYNVDLERARALTAPGGTVTLDQIEVSYYAHQVRGFVGYSFGPVYPYGGVTFWFREMTIEGAQEADFSQTAGFPVVRRIEFTNEFDDNAAAALIGAIVRAGHFVAGVEATFGGDFTTVRLNAGVGF
- a CDS encoding ECF-type sigma factor; amino-acid sequence: MSASEADQITEILEAINRGNRDALQQLFPLVYDSLRKMARIRMADEPAQTLQTTALVHEVYLRLLQDKQPEWESRRHFFAVAAEAMKRILVESARRRSSLKRGGNRRKFALTEDLVAVYFDAELYLMFDQALELLAAQDPQMSEVVKLHCFAGLTVDETARAMGLSPRNVDRTWAAAKAWLFHKLSHSKHEV